The proteins below are encoded in one region of Microbacterium pygmaeum:
- a CDS encoding CaiB/BaiF CoA transferase family protein, whose product MRDTRAADGGMHRGPLSGLRVVDLTTSYAGPTASMYLADLGADVIKVERPLVGDDARTWGPPFIDGQSPWFASANRNKRSLVLDLRTDDGLTALRELIATADVFMQNLNPTKLKRLGVDPGRMRAENPRLIYCAMSGFGLSGPSNMLPGYDLAAQARSGLMSVTGSMGGSPQRVSTALSDIVTGMCAALAISAAVVRQRGEGAGEVIDVSLLDSDLALMAPRIASYLAGEAEPAPSGGTDSVLAVYQSFPTADRDIIIAIGNDAMWVRFCTALGLDDLAVDARLSTNAGRREHRLRIIAAVTERLSTQKSATWLACLNAANVPVSCVQSLSEVVADEQVIARGAILPVPDAEGLFTVHSPFRFASITQPRNDGVAALGEHTREVLEEIGLAADRVDRLVAAGDPAAAAPEPAAAPSHG is encoded by the coding sequence ATGCGAGACACACGCGCTGCCGATGGGGGCATGCACCGAGGACCACTGTCGGGACTCCGCGTCGTAGATCTGACCACCTCGTATGCGGGTCCGACCGCGTCGATGTATCTGGCCGATCTCGGCGCCGATGTCATCAAAGTGGAACGCCCCCTCGTCGGCGACGACGCCCGCACGTGGGGCCCTCCCTTCATCGACGGGCAGTCGCCGTGGTTCGCTTCGGCCAACCGCAACAAGCGTTCCCTCGTGCTCGATCTCAGGACTGACGACGGCTTGACCGCTCTGCGCGAACTCATCGCCACCGCAGACGTGTTCATGCAGAACCTGAACCCGACGAAACTGAAACGGCTCGGTGTCGACCCCGGGCGGATGCGCGCCGAGAACCCGCGACTGATCTACTGCGCGATGTCGGGGTTCGGCTTGAGCGGACCGAGCAACATGCTGCCCGGCTACGACCTCGCCGCACAGGCCCGCTCGGGCCTCATGTCGGTGACCGGCTCGATGGGCGGGTCGCCCCAGCGAGTCTCGACGGCGCTCTCCGACATCGTGACCGGAATGTGCGCGGCGCTCGCCATCAGCGCAGCCGTGGTGCGCCAGCGCGGCGAAGGAGCCGGAGAAGTCATCGATGTCTCGCTGCTCGACTCCGACCTCGCCCTCATGGCGCCGAGGATCGCGTCGTACCTGGCCGGTGAGGCCGAGCCGGCGCCTAGCGGCGGCACCGACTCTGTGCTGGCGGTCTATCAGTCCTTCCCGACGGCCGACCGCGACATCATCATCGCGATCGGCAACGACGCGATGTGGGTGCGATTCTGCACCGCGCTGGGCCTCGACGACCTCGCTGTCGACGCCCGGCTCTCGACGAACGCGGGCCGCCGAGAGCACCGGCTACGGATCATCGCGGCGGTGACCGAGCGACTGTCGACCCAGAAATCCGCCACCTGGCTGGCGTGTTTGAACGCGGCCAACGTTCCCGTGTCGTGCGTCCAGTCGCTCTCCGAGGTCGTCGCCGACGAGCAGGTGATCGCGCGAGGCGCGATCCTTCCCGTTCCCGACGCGGAGGGCCTCTTCACGGTGCACAGTCCGTTCCGGTTCGCGTCGATTACTCAGCCGCGCAATGACGGCGTCGCCGCACTGGGCGAGCACACCCGCGAGGTGCTCGAAGAGATCGGGCTCGCCGCAGACCGCGTCGACCGACTCGTTGCGGCCGGAGATCCCGCTGCTGCCGCCCCCGAACCCGCCGCCGCGCCGTCCCATGGGTGA
- a CDS encoding alpha/beta fold hydrolase, producing the protein MITPRLEMLEVGGVSIGCRVWDASGPGVAEETYLLVHGNAARSEWWDRIAPLLARRARVVAVDLSGHGESGWRDHYTLETWADELRAVAREHGAGRRTVLVGHSMGGLVALTAAWADPGLAVGIITLDTPLRRLTVEQIAKRRAIATRPLPRYETHDAAVAAFKTVPPLRSAEAAVVAHVAQRSYRRDGPDWVMHCDPALFARVTDVDAFLRPFPSNTFAVRAEYGLITDGMQREMSAYLGGDDRVIDIPDVGHNFILEAPRATAWLVLALASRIPVP; encoded by the coding sequence GTGATCACGCCGCGGCTCGAGATGCTCGAGGTCGGAGGGGTAAGCATCGGCTGTCGTGTGTGGGATGCCTCCGGCCCCGGTGTTGCGGAAGAGACCTACCTTCTCGTGCACGGCAACGCTGCGCGCAGCGAATGGTGGGACCGCATCGCGCCGTTGCTCGCCCGCCGCGCGCGAGTCGTGGCCGTCGACCTGTCGGGGCACGGTGAGAGCGGATGGCGCGACCACTACACGCTCGAGACCTGGGCCGACGAGCTGCGCGCGGTTGCGCGAGAGCACGGCGCCGGGCGCCGCACGGTGCTGGTCGGACACAGCATGGGTGGACTGGTGGCCTTGACGGCTGCCTGGGCCGATCCCGGTCTCGCGGTCGGGATCATCACACTCGATACGCCCCTTCGCCGATTGACCGTCGAGCAGATCGCCAAGCGGCGGGCGATCGCCACACGGCCGCTCCCTCGATACGAAACGCACGACGCCGCCGTCGCGGCCTTCAAGACGGTTCCACCGCTGCGCTCGGCAGAGGCGGCTGTTGTCGCGCACGTCGCGCAGCGATCGTACCGGCGGGATGGGCCCGACTGGGTGATGCACTGCGATCCGGCCCTGTTTGCGAGAGTCACCGATGTGGATGCCTTTCTGCGGCCTTTCCCGTCGAACACGTTCGCCGTCCGGGCAGAATACGGACTCATCACCGACGGCATGCAGCGGGAGATGTCGGCCTACCTCGGCGGCGACGATCGGGTGATCGACATCCCCGACGTGGGCCACAACTTCATCCTCGAGGCTCCCCGGGCCACGGCCTGGCTTGTGCTGGCGCTGGCCAGTCGAATTCCGGTTCCCTGA
- a CDS encoding FadR/GntR family transcriptional regulator — protein MMDIDDAISNGASQSRIIGQKVLRPRQQVEELLRKAILSGQVRATERLPAETELARQFSVSRPTIREALSALESQGLIFKVPGAGGGSFVQTVDHHALGQVVQESMHNLLSLGSVSFAEVSMVRQYLEVPAVALAAINRTDDDLEELDTIMEEQRTRSVDDPMIADLDARFHIAIARMSGNRILASLVYALHSESEPVSYLDLSPDVGRETFAQHRSIVKAIAAGDPLAGEVAIAEHLTYLREHLKAREEAQRV, from the coding sequence ATGATGGACATCGACGACGCGATCAGTAATGGCGCGAGCCAGTCGAGAATCATCGGCCAGAAAGTTCTTCGTCCGCGTCAGCAGGTGGAGGAACTGCTGCGTAAGGCCATCCTGAGCGGTCAGGTCAGGGCAACGGAGCGACTCCCCGCTGAAACAGAGCTCGCGCGTCAGTTCAGCGTCAGCCGCCCGACCATTCGCGAAGCGCTCTCCGCGCTCGAATCGCAGGGTTTGATCTTTAAGGTCCCCGGCGCCGGAGGTGGCAGCTTCGTTCAGACGGTCGATCACCATGCGCTCGGACAGGTCGTGCAGGAGTCGATGCACAATCTGCTCTCGCTCGGCAGTGTGAGCTTCGCAGAGGTGTCGATGGTGCGCCAGTACCTCGAGGTTCCGGCCGTCGCCCTCGCCGCGATCAACCGCACCGACGACGATCTCGAAGAGCTCGACACCATCATGGAGGAGCAGCGCACCCGATCCGTCGACGATCCCATGATCGCCGACCTCGATGCCCGCTTCCACATCGCGATCGCACGGATGTCGGGAAACCGGATCCTCGCGTCGCTCGTCTACGCGCTGCACAGCGAGTCGGAGCCCGTCTCCTACCTCGACCTGTCTCCCGACGTCGGGCGTGAGACATTCGCCCAGCACCGCTCGATCGTCAAGGCGATCGCCGCGGGCGACCCCCTGGCCGGCGAAGTGGCGATAGCCGAGCACTTGACCTATCTCCGCGAGCACCTCAAGGCGCGCGAAGAAGCTCAGCGCGTCTGA